The Cucurbita pepo subsp. pepo cultivar mu-cu-16 unplaced genomic scaffold, ASM280686v2 Cp4.1_scaffold001417, whole genome shotgun sequence DNA segment TGAACAGCGGGGTAGTCCTTTCATGTCTGGACTGCTTCCTAAGAAATGGATCCCTTTACTGCTTTGATTATGGGGTCACCCCATCAGTTTTCCTTTCCAGGGTTAGGGGTGGCACTTGCACCACTGCTACATCCGACTCGTTCGATGTCGTTATTCACCGAGCAATGTATCTTCTTCAAAATGGATTCGGAAACTACAATGTTTTCCAAAACAACTGTGAGGATTTTGCTTTATATTGCAAAACAGGCCTTCTGATTGTAGACAGGCTTGGAGTTGGAAGAAGTGGTCAAGCTTCTTCTGTCATTGGTGCTCCCTTGGCTGCCATTCTTTCCTCTCCTTTGAAGCTGCTTATGCCAAGTCCTGTTGGCATGGCTGTGATGACTGCTGGAATGTACACCATGAGTCGATATGCCACCGACATTGGCGTTCGAACTGATGTGATTAAGGTGGCTGTCGAGGACTTGCCTCTTTTTCTCGAGTCAATGGGCAGCGAAGANNNNNNNNNNNNNNNNNNNNNNNNNNNNNNNNNNNNNNNNNNNNNNNNNNNNNNNNNNNNNNNNNNNNNNNNNNNNNNNNNNNNNNNNNNNNNNNNNNNNNNNNNNNNNNNNNNNNNNNNNNNNNNNNNNNNNNNNNNNNNNNNNNNNNNNNNNNNNNNNNNNNNNNNNNNNNNNNNNNNNNNNNNNNNNNNNNNNNNNNNNNNNNNNNNNNNNNNNNNNNNNNNNNNNNNNNNNNNNNNNNNNNNNNNNNNNNNNNNNNNNNNNNNNNNNNNNNNNNNNNNNNNNNNNNNNNNNNNNNNNNNNNNNNNNNNNNNNNNNNNNNNNNNNNNNNNNNNNNNNNNNNNNNNNNNNNNNNNNNNNNNNNNNNNNNNNNNNNNNNNNNNNNNNNNNNNNNNNNNNNNNNNNNNNNNNNNNNNNNNNNNNNNNNNNNNNNNNNNNNNNNNNNNNNNNNNNNNNNNNNNNNNNNNNNNNNNNNNNNNNNNNNNNNNNNNNNNNNNNNNNNNNNNNNNNNNNNNNNNNNNNNNNNNNNNNNNNNNNNNNNNNNNNNNNNNNNNNNNNNNNNNNNNNNNNNNNNNNNNNNNNNNNNNNNNNNNNNNNNNNNNNNNNNNNNNNNNNNNNNNNNNNNNNNNNNNNNNNNNNNNNNNNNNNNNNNNNNNNNNNNNNNNNNNNNNNNNNNNNNNNNNNNNNNNNNNNNNNNNNNNNNNNNNNNNNNNNNNNNNNNNNNNNNNNNNNNNNNNNNNNNNNNNNNNNNNNNNNNNNNNNNNNNNNNNNNNNNNNNNNNNNNNNNNNNNNNNNNNNNNNNNNNNNNNNNNNNNNNNNNNNNNNNNNNNNNNNNNNNNNNNNNNNNNNNNNNNNNNNNNNNNNNNNNNNNNNNNNNNNNNNNNNNNNNNNNNNNNNNNNNNNNNNNNNNNNNNNNNNNNNNNNNNNNNNNNNNNNNNNNNNNNNNNNNNNNNNNNNNNNNNNNNNNNNNNNNNNNNNNNNNNNNNNNNNNNNNNNNNNNNNNNNNNNNNNNNNNNNNNNNNNNNNNNNNNNNNNNNNNNNNNNNNNNNNNNNNNNNNNNNNNNNNNNNNNNNNNNNNNNNNNNNNNNNNNNNNNNNNNNNNNNNNNNNNNNNNNNNNNNNNNNNNNNNNNNNNNNNNNNNNNNNNNNNNNNNNNNNNNNNNNNNNNNNNNNNNNNNNNNNNNNNNNNNNNNNNNNNNNNNNNNNNNNNNNNNNNNNNNNNNNNNNNNNNNNNNNNNNNNNNNNNNNNNNNNNNNNNNNNNNNNNNNNNNNNNNNNNNNNNNNNNNNNNNNNNNNNNNNNNNNNNNNNNNNNNNNNNNNNNNNNNNNNNNNNNNNNNNNNNNNNNNNNNNNNNNNNNNNNNNNNNNNNNNNNNNNNNNNNNNNNNNNNNNNNNNNNNNNNNNNNNNNNNNNNNNNNNNNNNNNNNNNNNNNNNNNNNNNNNNNNNNNNNNNNNNNNNNNNNNNNNNNNNNNNNNNNNNNNNNNNNNNNNNNNNNNNNNNNNNNNNNNNNNNNNNNNNNNNNNNNNNNNNNNNNNNNNNNNNNNNNNNNNNNNNNNNNNNNNNNNNNNNNNNNNNNNNNNNNNNNNNNNNNNNNNNNNNNNNNNNNNNNNNNNNNNNNNNNNNNNNNNNNNNNNNNNNNNNNNNNNNNNNNNNNNNNNNNNNNNNNNNNNNNNNNNNNNNNNNNNNNNNNNNNNNNNNNNNNNNNNNNNNNNNNNNNNNNNNNNNNNNNNNNNNNNNNNNNNNNNNNNNNNNNNNNNNNNNNNNNNNNNNNNNNNNNNNNNNNNNNNNNNNNNNNNNNNNNNNNNNNNNNNNNNNNNNNNNNNNNNNNNNNNNNNNNNNNNNNNNNNNNNNNNNNNNNNNNNNNNNNNNNNNNNNNNNNNNNNNNNNNNNNNNNNNNNNNNNNNNNNNNNNNNNNNNNNNNNNNNNNNNNNNNNNNNNNNNNNNNNNNNNNNNNNNNNNNNNNNNNNNNNNNNNNNNNNNNNNNNNNNNNNNNNNNNNNNNNNNNNNNNNNNNNNNNNNNNNNNNNNNNNNNNNNNNNNNNNNNNNNNNNNNNNNNNNNNNNNNNNNNNNNNNNNNNNNNNNNNNNNNNNNNNNNNNNNNNNNNNNNNNNNNNNNNNNNNNNNNNNNNNNNNNNNNNNNNNNNNNNNNNNNNNNNNNNNNNNNNNNNNNNNNNNNNNNNNNNNNNNNNNNNNNNNNNNNNNNNNNNNNNNNNNNNNNNNNNNNNNNNNNNNNNNNNNNNNNNNNNNNNNNNNNNNNNNNNNNNNNNNNNNNNNNNNNNNNNNNNNNNNNNNNNNNNNNNNNNNNNNNNNNNNNNNNNNNNNNNNNNNNNNNNNNNNNNNNNNNNNNNNNNNNNNNNNNNNNNNNNNNNNNNNNNNNNNNNNNNNNNNNNNNNNNNNNNNNNNNNNNNNNNNNNNNNNNNNNNNNNNNNNNNNNNNNNNNNNNNNNNNNNNNNNNNNNNNNNNNNNNNNNNNNNNNNNNNNNNNNNNNNNNNNNNNNNNNNNNNNNNNNNNNNNNNNNNNNNNNNNNNNNNNNNNNNNNNNNNNNNNNNNNNNNNNNNNNNNNNNNNNNNNNNNNNNNNNNNNNNNNNNNNNNNNNNNNNNNNNNNNNNNNNNNNNNNNNNNNNNNNNNNNNNNNNNNNNNNNNNNNNNNNNNNNNNNNNNNNNNNNNNNNNNNNNNNNNNNNNNNNNNNNNNNNNNNNNNNNNNNNNNNNNNNNNNNNNNNNNNNNNNNNNNNNNNNNNNNNNNNNNNNNNNNNNNNNNNNNNNNNNNNNNNNNNNNNNNNNNNNNNNNNNNNNNNNNNNNNNNNNNNNNNNNNNNNNNNNNNNNNNNNNNNNNNNNNNNNNNNNNNNNNNNNNNNNNNNNNNNNNNNNNNNNNNNNNNNNNNNNNNNNNNNNNNNNNNNNNNNNNNNNNNNNNNNNNNNNNNNNNNNNNNNNNNNNNNNNNNNNNNNNNNNNNNNNNNNNNNNNNNNNNNNNNNNNNNNNNNNNNNNNNNNNNNNNNNNNNNNNNNNNNNNNNNNNNNNNNNNNNNNNNNNNNNNNNNNNNNNNNNNNNNNNNNNNNNNNNNNNNNNNNNNNNNNNNNNNNNNNNNNNNNNNNNNNNNNNNNNNNNNNNNNNNNNNNNNNNNNNNNNNNNNNNNNNNNNNNNNNNNNNNNNNNNNNNNNNNNNNNNNNNNNNNNNNNNNNNNNNNNNNNNNNNNNNNNNNNNNNNNNNNNNNNNNNNNNNNNNNNNNNNNNNNNNNNNNNNNNNNNNNNNNNNNNNNNNNNNNNNNNNNNNNNNNNNNNNNNNNNNNNNNNNNNNNNNNNNNNNNNNNNNNNNNNNNNNNNNNNNNNNNNNNNNNNNNNNNNNNNNNNNNNNNNNNNNNNNNNNNNNNNNNNNNNNNNNNNNNNN contains these protein-coding regions:
- the LOC111786311 gene encoding uncharacterized protein LOC111786311 produces the protein IFVGGSKVVHFRPQRTLNSNTDIPPDFYGSSSSNPSSCPVFPDCGFKQLNSGVVLSCLDCFLRNGSLYCFDYGVTPSVFLSRVRGGTCTTATSDSFDVVIHRAMYLLQNGFGNYNVFQNNCEDFALYCKTGLLIVDRLGVGRSGQASSVIGAPLAAILSSPLKLLMPSPVGMAVMTAGMYTMSRYATDIGVRTDVIKVAVEDLPLFLESMGSE